In Pelagicoccus albus, the following are encoded in one genomic region:
- the folE2 gene encoding GTP cyclohydrolase FolE2 has product MSIKNKPKMYLHKTDPAEAAPVKRSYDADFKPSEDYRESMPDIMDAVDSEQGSAVPIQQVGVSNFRLPLTVQAVDGKLLTLEASITGSVSLEANLKGINMSRIMRSFYELKEEVFTIDTVRTVLDLFREKVESFDARIIIRFNYPIMQPSLRSGLEGYQYYKCAFEGRLSKSGVFERLIHFDFVYSSACPCSAELAEHARDLREAYSIPHSQRSKARVFVKLAEGESLSIEDLQKHLAEALKTETQVMVKREDEQAFAELNGAYIKFVEDAARLVYEQLASDSRIADFQVACSHLESLHSHDAVSVICKGVPGGFIADFSDFDSLVC; this is encoded by the coding sequence ATGTCGATAAAGAACAAACCAAAGATGTACCTGCACAAAACCGATCCCGCGGAAGCGGCTCCGGTCAAGCGGTCGTACGATGCCGACTTCAAGCCTTCCGAGGATTATCGGGAGTCCATGCCGGACATCATGGATGCGGTCGATTCGGAGCAAGGCTCCGCAGTCCCGATTCAGCAGGTCGGAGTTTCAAACTTCCGATTGCCGCTTACAGTGCAGGCTGTTGATGGAAAACTGCTGACCTTGGAGGCGAGCATCACGGGGTCCGTTTCATTGGAAGCGAATCTTAAGGGCATCAATATGTCGCGTATCATGCGCTCCTTCTACGAGCTGAAAGAGGAGGTATTTACGATCGATACGGTTCGCACCGTTTTGGACCTTTTCCGAGAAAAGGTAGAGAGCTTCGACGCTCGTATCATCATCCGCTTCAATTACCCGATCATGCAGCCCAGCCTGCGCAGCGGGCTTGAAGGCTACCAATACTACAAGTGCGCTTTTGAAGGGAGATTGTCCAAATCTGGCGTCTTCGAGCGCCTGATCCACTTCGACTTCGTTTATTCATCAGCCTGTCCGTGTTCGGCGGAACTCGCCGAGCATGCCCGCGACTTGAGGGAAGCGTATTCGATTCCACACTCCCAGCGCAGCAAGGCTCGGGTTTTTGTCAAGTTAGCGGAAGGCGAGAGCCTCTCTATCGAAGATTTGCAGAAGCATCTAGCTGAAGCGCTGAAGACCGAGACGCAGGTTATGGTCAAGCGTGAGGACGAGCAGGCCTTTGCCGAGCTCAACGGCGCCTACATCAAGTTCGTCGAAGACGCGGCGCGATTGGTCTACGAACAGCTTGCGAGCGATTCGAGAATTGCGGACTTTCAGGTGGCGTGCTCGCACCTAGAGTCGCTGCACTCGCATGATGCTGTTTCTGTGATTTGCAAGGGAGTGCCCGGCGGATTTATTGCCGATTTCTCGGATTTCGACTCCTTGGTTTGCTAG
- a CDS encoding TetR/AcrR family transcriptional regulator gives MTRAQFDRTEIIERSIDLFWQNGYTATSMQKLVKATGLKPGSLYLAFGNKEGLYRESLAVYAETNLQRIRETIHSAPSIEAGLIELLRRIVEETKRKDYCSCFLLKTQLELAAEGNELYQLAEVKVAEIEDYLQSELEEIYPQETAMRRASSLMLQILGVRIYGYRSGSAQRMWFGLKEALPWLPWPCELS, from the coding sequence ATGACAAGAGCTCAATTCGACAGAACCGAAATTATCGAGAGGTCTATCGACCTATTCTGGCAAAATGGATACACGGCCACATCGATGCAGAAGTTGGTGAAAGCCACTGGGCTAAAGCCGGGCTCGCTATACCTAGCCTTCGGGAACAAAGAGGGGCTCTATCGTGAATCGCTGGCAGTTTACGCCGAAACGAATCTTCAACGCATACGAGAGACTATCCATTCCGCTCCCTCCATCGAAGCAGGCTTAATCGAACTGCTCAGGCGCATCGTCGAGGAGACGAAGAGAAAGGACTACTGCAGCTGCTTTCTTCTGAAGACCCAGCTGGAGTTGGCGGCAGAGGGCAATGAGCTCTATCAGCTCGCCGAGGTGAAAGTGGCCGAGATAGAAGACTACCTTCAAAGCGAGCTCGAGGAGATCTACCCTCAGGAAACTGCCATGCGACGAGCCAGCAGCTTGATGCTCCAAATACTCGGAGTCCGCATCTACGGCTATCGAAGCGGCTCTGCGCAACGGATGTGGTTTGGCCTAAAAGAAGCCCTTCCCTGGCTACCGTGGCCATGTGAACTCTCATAG
- a CDS encoding SDR family oxidoreductase, which yields MGISVKDKVALVTGANRGIGKAIVEAFLREGARKVYLVVRNPETAVVLEKRYGEAVETLVADLADRVSIGRLAEQASDAEIVVNNAGILIPSSPIAEGVEDALSKELEVNVFGLLRVANTFAPILEANGGGALVQMNSIASIKNFADLSTYSASKAAAYSLTQGLREKLATKGIAVLSVHPGPIQTDMGSEAGFDGSPEPSVVADGIVEALASGTFHLFPDEMAKQFDKAYQSFADNIVLADFSESA from the coding sequence ATGGGAATATCAGTTAAAGATAAGGTTGCCTTGGTAACTGGAGCCAATCGAGGAATTGGCAAAGCGATCGTGGAGGCCTTCTTGCGGGAAGGGGCTCGCAAGGTCTATTTGGTGGTTCGTAATCCCGAAACCGCCGTGGTTTTGGAAAAGAGGTACGGAGAGGCAGTCGAGACGCTTGTCGCGGACCTTGCGGATCGAGTGTCCATTGGGCGTTTAGCTGAGCAGGCGTCGGATGCAGAAATTGTCGTAAACAACGCGGGCATCTTGATCCCCAGTTCGCCGATAGCCGAGGGGGTTGAGGATGCTCTGAGCAAAGAGTTGGAGGTGAACGTCTTTGGCCTGCTACGCGTGGCAAACACCTTTGCTCCTATTCTGGAGGCCAATGGAGGTGGGGCTTTGGTTCAGATGAACTCCATCGCCTCGATCAAAAATTTTGCGGATTTGTCTACCTATTCTGCCTCCAAAGCGGCTGCCTATTCGCTAACCCAAGGTCTTCGAGAAAAGCTCGCGACAAAGGGAATTGCCGTTTTGAGCGTTCACCCGGGTCCCATCCAGACGGATATGGGCTCGGAGGCAGGATTCGATGGATCGCCTGAACCTTCCGTGGTAGCTGATGGCATCGTGGAAGCCCTTGCTTCGGGGACTTTTCATCTCTTCCCGGATGAGATGGCGAAGCAGTTTGACAAAGCGTATCAAAGTTTTGCGGACAATATTGTATTGGCAGACTTTTCTGAGTCGGCCTAG